One window of Botrimarina mediterranea genomic DNA carries:
- a CDS encoding glycoside hydrolase family 31 protein, producing the protein MNSLRRCDAALLGAAWLLTCLTPCAASAGERLGDIIDVAAEFADPGAIHFVADSLERFDPKTGAGEVRWNRYVRQPSLSFNKLDAPLSRAPSTEFPGTEYDRDPALPFEVTFVSDRAVRLRFAARAAELGPGDSLMLDGAPPRSDAWNVEEDKDSVTYKGPHGALRISRKPFRLTLLDAEGRTLTETRALGEPASYSAPPALSFIRRERDLSRCFALATSLTHDEGIYGCGESFTRLNKRGQRVVEYVRDAMGAQSPRMYKPIPFYLSSGGYGVFVHTSTPTTFDFGRDFDATNVAYVGDETLDVFLFIGEPKEIVQEYTAITGRSPRPPLWSFGLWMSRITYKSEAEVRDVAQKLREHRIPCDVIHLDTGWFETDWRCDYQFAPSRFDDPAKMISDLHDDGFRVCLWQLPYFTAKNPLFAEAAEAGLFVRNSGGVLPAEDGVLDFSNPEAIEWYESKLKGLLDLGVGAIKVDFGEDAPLQGLYASGRTGWYERNLYPLRYNRLVSDLTQHENDERIIWARSAWAGSQRYPLHWGGDAENTYSAMAATLRAGMSLGLCGFTYWSHDAGGFVERAPRDLYARWLAMAALSSHTRCHGAPPREPWEYDEEFVDLFRKTIEMRYELLPYITTQGAEAASTGAPLVRPLFYEFPTDRTSWLVEDQYLLGKDLLVAPLLEESMSRDVYLPPGGWIDYQTGERYAGGGWRRLSAGEVPIVVLAREGAVVPRVAAAQSTAAIDWDKVELVRFGAAGSTANTVLPDGGGVSDGQ; encoded by the coding sequence GTGAACTCTCTTCGACGTTGTGACGCGGCGCTGCTCGGCGCCGCTTGGTTACTCACTTGCCTGACGCCATGCGCCGCCTCCGCGGGCGAACGGCTCGGCGACATCATCGATGTCGCGGCCGAATTTGCCGACCCCGGCGCGATACACTTCGTCGCCGATTCGCTCGAACGGTTCGACCCGAAGACCGGCGCCGGCGAGGTCCGCTGGAACCGCTACGTGCGGCAGCCAAGCCTTTCATTCAACAAGCTCGACGCGCCGCTCTCGCGCGCCCCATCGACCGAGTTCCCCGGCACGGAGTACGACCGCGACCCGGCGCTGCCCTTTGAAGTGACGTTCGTCAGCGACCGGGCCGTGCGGCTGCGCTTCGCCGCCCGAGCGGCCGAGTTGGGACCGGGTGATTCGCTGATGCTCGACGGCGCGCCGCCGCGTAGCGACGCGTGGAACGTCGAGGAAGACAAAGACAGCGTCACCTACAAAGGTCCCCACGGCGCGCTACGCATCTCACGCAAGCCCTTCCGGCTGACGCTGCTCGACGCCGAGGGGCGGACGCTCACCGAGACCCGCGCCCTCGGCGAGCCCGCGTCGTACTCGGCGCCGCCGGCGTTGTCGTTCATCCGCCGCGAGCGCGACCTGTCGCGTTGCTTCGCGCTAGCGACCTCGCTCACGCACGACGAAGGCATCTACGGGTGCGGCGAATCGTTCACGCGCCTCAACAAGCGTGGCCAACGCGTCGTCGAGTACGTCCGCGACGCGATGGGCGCCCAGTCGCCGCGGATGTACAAGCCGATCCCCTTCTACCTGAGCAGTGGCGGCTACGGCGTCTTCGTCCACACCAGCACGCCAACGACATTCGACTTCGGCCGCGACTTCGACGCCACCAACGTCGCGTATGTCGGCGACGAGACGCTCGACGTGTTCCTGTTCATCGGCGAACCCAAGGAGATCGTCCAAGAGTATACGGCGATCACTGGGCGCAGCCCGCGGCCGCCGCTGTGGTCGTTCGGTCTGTGGATGAGCCGCATCACTTACAAGAGCGAGGCGGAGGTCCGCGACGTCGCCCAGAAGCTGCGCGAGCATCGGATCCCCTGCGACGTGATCCACCTCGACACCGGCTGGTTCGAGACCGACTGGCGCTGCGATTATCAGTTCGCGCCGTCGCGGTTCGACGACCCGGCGAAGATGATCAGCGACCTGCACGACGACGGCTTCCGCGTCTGCCTCTGGCAACTGCCTTATTTCACGGCGAAGAACCCGCTCTTTGCCGAGGCCGCCGAGGCGGGGCTCTTCGTCCGCAACAGCGGCGGCGTCCTGCCGGCCGAGGACGGCGTGCTCGACTTCTCGAATCCCGAAGCCATCGAGTGGTACGAGTCCAAGCTAAAGGGCCTGCTCGACCTCGGGGTCGGCGCCATCAAGGTCGATTTCGGCGAAGACGCTCCGTTGCAGGGGCTCTATGCCTCGGGCCGCACCGGTTGGTACGAACGCAACCTCTACCCCCTGCGGTACAACCGGCTCGTCTCCGACCTGACGCAACATGAAAACGACGAGCGGATCATCTGGGCCCGCAGCGCGTGGGCCGGCAGCCAGCGTTACCCGCTCCACTGGGGTGGCGACGCCGAGAACACTTACTCGGCGATGGCCGCGACGCTCCGCGCGGGGATGTCGCTCGGCCTCTGCGGCTTTACCTATTGGAGCCACGACGCGGGCGGCTTTGTCGAACGCGCGCCGCGCGACCTGTACGCCCGCTGGCTGGCGATGGCGGCGCTCAGCTCGCACACCCGGTGCCACGGCGCCCCGCCGCGCGAGCCATGGGAGTACGACGAGGAGTTCGTCGACCTCTTCCGCAAGACGATCGAGATGCGCTACGAGCTCTTGCCGTACATCACCACACAGGGCGCCGAGGCCGCCTCGACCGGGGCGCCGCTCGTGCGCCCGCTGTTCTACGAGTTCCCCACAGACAGGACGAGCTGGCTTGTCGAGGACCAGTACCTGCTCGGCAAGGACCTGCTCGTGGCGCCGCTTCTCGAGGAATCGATGTCGCGCGACGTTTACCTGCCGCCGGGCGGTTGGATCGACTATCAGACCGGCGAGCGCTACGCGGGCGGCGGCTGGCGACGGCTGAGCGCCGGCGAAGTCCCGATTGTTGTTCTGGCGCGCGAGGGCGCCGTTGTCCCACGAGTGGCGGCCGCGCAAAGCACCGCCGCCATCGACTGGGACAAGGTGGAGCTCGTCCGTTTCGGCGCCGCTGGATCGACCGCCAACACGGTCTTGCCCGACGGCGGCGGAGTCAGCGACGGCCAGTAG
- a CDS encoding FecR domain-containing protein, with protein sequence MNPDNLTDRLEPERPETRLLQLLDTVLDGSYSEADRAEFSQLLDGRPELTPMVVAQLRTHALLNWKLAPSTVTPQGADVVPAAAGADGASEFVCELRERDESMAERPARRSRWRFASLGVAAAAATLLIAGFLRSSAGTSVGNVVDAQAVVFASASTAVVGDRVVAGRLEVESGRFAMEFENGVKFEVSGPASCEIVSGMLVKLDSGQATADVPRWARGFTVETPDVEVIDLGTRFGVATSNAGKTDVVVFEGLVDLKSLRSTKRPFQRRLTQGEAARIDRDGDVQRIFQVHGESVGNNWSTADLPNQRAIITAVWDNMYSTKNISYYQVLTGGFGEDAPAYVDHPHQWNGATGAGLPKPLLGGDYVRTINDFRYSGEQVIHVEIARDSTLYILFDNRTPAPDWLKEQFASTSLQVGLDEDAWFGNPTFSVDVGPGVSIDNVFTVWSRPCSAGDVMTLGSMGVGSEARAMYGIVATPR encoded by the coding sequence ATGAATCCCGACAACCTCACCGATCGTCTCGAGCCGGAGCGCCCCGAGACGCGGCTCCTGCAACTGCTCGACACGGTCCTCGACGGCTCGTACAGCGAAGCGGACCGCGCCGAGTTCTCCCAGCTGCTCGACGGGCGCCCCGAGTTGACGCCGATGGTGGTCGCGCAACTGCGCACCCACGCGCTGTTGAACTGGAAGCTCGCCCCCTCGACGGTCACGCCGCAAGGCGCCGACGTGGTTCCCGCCGCGGCTGGCGCGGACGGCGCCAGCGAGTTCGTCTGCGAACTGCGTGAACGGGACGAATCGATGGCGGAACGCCCCGCTCGACGGTCGCGCTGGCGTTTCGCCTCGCTCGGGGTCGCGGCGGCGGCGGCGACGCTGCTCATCGCCGGCTTTCTCAGGTCGTCGGCCGGCACGAGTGTCGGCAACGTCGTGGACGCCCAGGCGGTGGTCTTCGCGAGCGCCTCAACGGCGGTCGTGGGCGACCGCGTCGTCGCCGGACGCCTCGAGGTCGAATCGGGCCGCTTCGCGATGGAGTTCGAGAACGGCGTTAAGTTCGAAGTCAGCGGGCCCGCCTCCTGCGAGATCGTCTCGGGGATGCTCGTCAAACTCGACTCGGGTCAAGCGACCGCCGACGTGCCGCGCTGGGCGCGGGGTTTCACCGTCGAGACGCCCGACGTCGAGGTGATCGACCTCGGCACGCGTTTCGGCGTCGCCACCAGCAACGCCGGCAAGACCGACGTGGTCGTCTTCGAGGGCCTGGTGGACCTCAAGTCGTTGCGTTCCACCAAGCGACCGTTTCAGCGGCGCCTCACGCAGGGCGAGGCCGCCCGCATCGACCGCGACGGCGACGTCCAACGCATCTTCCAGGTCCACGGCGAGTCGGTCGGCAACAACTGGTCCACCGCCGACCTCCCCAACCAGCGGGCGATCATCACCGCCGTTTGGGACAACATGTACTCCACCAAGAACATTAGCTACTACCAAGTCTTGACCGGCGGCTTCGGTGAAGACGCGCCGGCTTACGTGGACCACCCGCACCAGTGGAACGGCGCCACGGGCGCGGGCCTTCCCAAGCCGCTGCTGGGCGGCGACTACGTCCGCACGATCAACGACTTCCGTTACTCCGGCGAGCAGGTGATCCATGTCGAGATCGCCCGCGACTCGACGCTCTATATCCTGTTCGACAACCGCACCCCGGCGCCCGACTGGCTCAAAGAGCAGTTCGCCAGCACCTCGCTGCAAGTCGGCCTCGACGAAGACGCTTGGTTCGGCAACCCGACGTTCAGCGTCGATGTCGGCCCCGGCGTCAGCATCGACAACGTCTTCACCGTCTGGAGCCGGCCGTGCAGCGCCGGCGACGTGATGACGCTCGGCTCGATGGGCGTGGGGAGCGAGGCCCGGGCCATGTACGGCATCGTCGCAACGCCCCGCTGA
- a CDS encoding sigma-70 family RNA polymerase sigma factor, producing MDRDRRFVDLLTSHQRDLYAYVYALMAGDSSAPDVVQDANLDLWAHKEECDLERPFLPWALRFAFNRVLAYRKSRGRSRLVFSDEYVQTLSDALTEEPLSADQRLVALGNCLEHLGEDQRQLVRERYSVGSTVKGLAVRFGATPDQVSAKLYRIRKSLADCIERRLAGEGLR from the coding sequence GGACCGCGATCGACGATTTGTCGACCTGCTGACGTCGCATCAGCGCGACCTGTACGCGTACGTGTACGCCCTGATGGCGGGAGACTCCTCGGCGCCCGACGTGGTCCAAGACGCCAACCTCGATCTCTGGGCCCATAAGGAAGAGTGCGACCTGGAGCGGCCCTTCCTGCCCTGGGCGCTGCGTTTTGCATTCAACCGGGTGCTCGCCTACCGCAAGTCACGCGGCCGCTCGCGGCTCGTCTTCTCGGACGAGTACGTCCAGACGCTAAGCGACGCCCTCACCGAGGAGCCCCTCAGCGCCGATCAGCGCCTGGTCGCGCTCGGCAATTGCCTGGAGCACCTGGGCGAGGACCAGCGGCAGCTCGTCCGTGAACGCTACTCGGTGGGTTCAACGGTGAAGGGGCTCGCCGTCCGCTTCGGCGCCACGCCCGACCAAGTCTCGGCGAAGCTCTACCGTATCCGCAAGTCGCTCGCCGACTGCATCGAACGACGATTGGCGGGGGAGGGACTCCGATGA